In Pangasianodon hypophthalmus isolate fPanHyp1 chromosome 3, fPanHyp1.pri, whole genome shotgun sequence, a single genomic region encodes these proteins:
- the ccnj gene encoding cyclin-J, with translation MFHCVGHPDTFHPMELEGQWWKGQLAGDIYHALRYKELRLPVYKGQSPQLNLRRYFADLIAIVSNRFRLCPAARHLAVYLLDLFMDRYDISVQQLHMVALSCLLLASKFEEREDRVPKLETLNSLTCMSSMNLVLTKQGLLHMELLLLETFHWNLYLPTAAHFIEYYLSIAVSETDLHDGWPMACLEKTMLYMNKYADYFLEVSLQDHAFLRFAPSLVAAACVASSRVILHLAPTWPPRLQRLSAYAWEQLLPCVERLLLAHDSDVKEANKQKCQLQQPGAQPGQAVFPAQSQSATVAQYVHRPALQYGQQSCPPVLVSAHASSAYLCHSSSLQVSSGPSHGQAQPQTISVPLDAKMKMPNRSYQVNSIYSCTAPCFNR, from the exons ATGTTTCATTGTGTAGGG CATCCTGACACTTTTCACCCAATGGAGCTGGAGGGCCAGTGGTGGAAAGGCCAACTGGCTGGAGATATTTACCATGCTCTGCGCTACAAG GAGCTGAGGTTGCCTGTTTACAAAGGTCAGTCCCCACAACTGAACCTTAGGCGCTACTTTGCAGACCTCATAGCCATAGTGAGCAACCGGTTCAGGCTGTGTCCTGCAGCTAGACACCTGGCTGTGTATCTGCTGGACCTCTTCATGGACCGCTATGACATCTCTGTGCAGCAGCTCCACATGGTGGCTCTTTCGTGCCTACTTTTGGCTA GTAAatttgaagagagagaggacagagtaCCTAAGCTGGAAACCCTCAACAGCCTCACTTGTATGAGCTCCATGAACCTGGTGTTGACCAAACAGGGCCTATTGCACATGGAGCTGCTGCTCCTTGAGACCTTCCACTGGAACCTCTACTTACCCACAGCTGCCCACTTTATCGAGTATTACCTGTCAATTGCTGTCAGTGAAACAGATCTACATGATGGCTGGCCAATGGCTTGCTTAGAGAAGACAATGTTGTATATGAACAAGTATGCAGATTACTTTCTGGAAGTCTCTTTGCAAG ACCATGCATTTCTGCGATTTGCGCCGTCATTAGTAGCTGCTGCCTGTGTGGCTTCATCTCGAGTAATCCTGCATTTGGCTCCGACCTGGCCGCCTCGTCTACAGCGCCTGTCCGCCTACGCCTGGGAGCAGTTACTGCCCTGCGTGGAGAGACTGCTTCT TGCTCATGATAGTGATGTAAAGGAAGCCAACAAGCAGAAGTGCCAGCTACAGCAGCCTGGTGCACAGCCAGGGCAGGCTGTGTTCCCAGCACAAAGCCAGAGTGCCACAGTAGCCCAGTACGTCCACAGACCGGCCTTGCAATATGGCCAGCAGAGCTGCCCACCTGTGCTGGTCTCGGCCCACGCCTCAAGTGCCTACCTGTGCCATAGTAGTTCACTGCAGGTGTCTAGTGGCCCGTCACATGGGCAAGCACAGCCACAGACTATCTCTGTACCTCTGGATGCTAAGATGAAGATGCCGAACAGGTCGTACCAGGTGAACTCCATTTACTCATGCACAGCACCGTGCTTCAACAGGTGA